The stretch of DNA CGATGACGGGTCCAGCTTCCTGATTGGACGGATCGACATGGTCTCCAACACCGGGACCTATGTGGATGCGCCGTTCCACCGCTTCGTGGATGGCAAGGACCTGGCCGGCCTACCCCTGGAATCGCTGGCGGACCTTGAAGCCATCGTGGTGCGGAGGCCGTTCGAACACGGCCTGGCCACCGAGGCGGAGCACCTTGACGGACTGGACGTCCAAGGCAAGGCCGTGCTCATTGCGACGGGCTGGGACCGGCACTGGCGAAACACAACCTACTTCACCGACCACCCATACCTCACGGAATCCGCCGCTCGGTTTCTGGCAGAACGCGGCGCCAGCTTTGTGGGGATCGATTCTCACAACATAGACGATACGCGCGTGAGGGCACGCCCGGTCCACACGACACTGCTCGGCGCCGATATCCCGATCGGTGAACACCTAACCAATCTCGACGATCTGCCGGATGCGGGCTTTCGCTTCCATGCGGTACCACCGAAGATCGTCGGCTTCGGGACCTTCCCGGTAAGAGCATACGCCAAGGTCGGTTCCGGGCAGTGACTACTCGGCCGGTGTGAAGGCACGCCGGATGACGTCCATGCTTTGCGCCTTCAGGGGATCGCGCAAGTCGGTTGAGCGCGCCGACAGCTCGAGGGGGTAGCTTCCCAGTTCCACCGGCGGCTCGAAGACATGAAGGTCGGCGACCCGCGCGATTGCCCGTGCTGCATGGGCAGGTATCGTTGCAATCATATCGCCTTCAAGGAGGAAGGGGACTGCGGAGAAATGAGTGCTCGAAGCCACGACGCTGCGGCTCCTCCCCAAAGCAGCAAGGGCCGTATCGACGATGCCGCTCATCCCGCCAGCCGAGATAAGCAAATGTGGTCGATCGCAGAATTGGTCCAGGTCGATTACCCCGTGCTCGCCATCCTTCCGCGCTATGCTTAGATAGACCGAAGTACCGAGCAGAATGCGGTGCAGTCCGCGCGCCATCAGGCCGCCCGAGCCAAGGGCGAAATCGATGGTCCTCTCTCTCAGGAGCTCTGCCGCGATCTCACTGTGCGATTGGCGGAAGACCGGGACCACCATTGGCAGGTCGTTCGAGAAACTGGCAATCAAGCGCGACCCGAACGCCATCTCGATATCGTCGGACATGCCCAGAATGACGTGCCGCCTCTCGGATATACTGCCCCCCAAGGTTGCGCGGATGGCATCCATGGCGCGCCTGATATCAGGCGCCAGTTCCAGTGCCCTGACCGTTGGTGCCATGCCATGCCCCGCACGAAAGAACAGGATGTCGCCATAGCTCTTTCTGAGTCGGCCGAGAGCCGCACTGACTGCGGCCTGGCTGAGATTGAGCCGGTGAGCAGTCCGGGTCACACTCTCCTCCTCGAGCAGCGCCTCGAAGACACGGAGTAGATTCAGGTCGAGTTGATCAGTCATCAATCAAAGCGATATCAAGTATCTGTTCTATCTGTTGTATGAATAGTTGTCATGCCCATCTGTCGCGCGAACGAAACGGGAGACGAAAACCCATGGCACGCCTAGCAGCCTTGCAGATCGGTTCACGGCCGGAAGGTCCGAGCGCCACACTTGAGACAATTCTCCGCCATGAAGCGGAACTGGCAGACGAGCGAGTTGATCTGCTGGTGCTGCCCGAGGCCGTCTTCGGCGGCTATCCCAAAGGCGCAGGGTTCGGAACACAACTCGGGTTCCGCACCGCTGCAGGTCGAGAAGAGTTTGCGGCCTATTATGACCACGCGATCGATCTGGACGGCCCCGAGATCACAGAGCTGGCCGCCATGTCGGTGCGGCTCGATTGCTCGATCGTCGCCGGAGTGATCGAACGCGACGGAAGCACGCTATATTGCACCGCGGTTTATCTCGAGCCCGGCAAGGGCCTGGTAGCGAAGCATCGCAAGCTCATGCCGACGGGCACCGAACGGCTGATCTGGGGCCAAGGCGACGGGTCCACATTGCCGGTGATCGATAGCCGGGCCGGCAAGCTCGCAGCGGCAATTTGCTGGGAGAACTACATGCCCATGCTGCGCATGGCCTATTATGCGAAGGGCGTGGAGATATGGTGCGCCCCGACCGTCGATGCCCGACCGGAATGGCAAGCGACCATGCGCCATGTGGCGCTCGAAGGGCGCTGCTTCGTAGTCTCGGCGTGCCAGTACCAGCAGCCACCGGCTCGATCGGGCGCCAAGGTTGCCAACTGGCCGGATGATGCCGACCTGATCTCGGGCGGGTCGGTGATCTTCGGCCCCCTGGGCGAAGAACTCGCCGCTCCGCTGCGGGGTTCCGAAGGCCTGATGGTGGCCGATTACGACCGCAGTGCGATCGCCCGCGCGCGGTACGACTTCGACGTTGCCGGGCATTACGCACGGCCCGACATCTTCCAATTGTCGGTCGACACTACTCGCCGCGCCTCCGTGTCGTTCTGCGAGAAGGACGTTGAAGGCACCTGAAGTACTGGCCTAGACGGCGATCAATGGCTGCCACACCTGGTGGAGATCAAGGATGCCAAAAGTAGTCACCGAGATCGCGCAGTACCGCGCGGATCGAGCTTGGGGCGCAATGGATCTCATCGATATCGAGGGTGCGAGCGTTCGGGTGCATTGGACCGACCAGCCCTATAAGTGGCACAAGAACGATGGCGCAGAGGTTTTCGTCGTGCTCAACGGCGAGGTCGACATGCACTATCGCCTCGACGACATCGAGCATTGTGCCCGGCTAACAGCATCGGACATATTCGTTGCGGAAGTCGGTGACGAACATGTGGCTCATCCCGTCGGAGAGGCCCGCATACTAGTAATCGAAAAGCGCGGTTCGGTGTAACCGAACCTTATCCGGAGTGACGGGCTTACACCGGCTGCATTGCATTGATAGGTACACCCTCATCGAAATATGATCAGGAGTGACCCGTCCGTTGAATGCAAAGGCGCGCTTCGTGTCCGACAACTGCTTCGCAGCGAGCCTGATCGAGGCCGCGAGGCAGGTGACCGCAATCTATGACACGGCCCTGCGTCCAGCGGGCATCAATGTCACCCAGTTCAACATGCTTGCAGCCATTACGCTGCTGCAGCCCGAAACCATTTCGGCGCTTGCCGCTGCGATTGGAATGGAACGTTCAACGGCATCGCGGAACCTTGCGGTGCTGAAGCGGAATGGCTGGATCGAGAGACGCGAGGCCAACGGGGGTCCACGGTCTGGTGCCATCTCGCTTAGTCCGGGCGGCAGGGCGGTGTTCGAGCTTGCCTTTCCGCTTTGGTCAGAAGCTCAAGAGCACCTTGCCCAGCAACTGGGCACGGACCAGACCGCAGCTTATCGCGACGTCCTGAAGCAAGTTCGCGCCACCTTGGGTGATGACGCGGACTAGGTGTCTTCAACCCCTTGCACCCCGCATATTGAGGTACGCGATAAGGTGCAGGATGATGAACATCGGCACCAGGAACGAGGGGATCATGGTCAGCGGAAACTCCGCCAGCAGGCCCGTATGCTGGCTGAAGTCCATTCCTTCGCCGCCACGGTCGCGCAGTGCGATCCCCATCGAGAAGGCAACTATGAAGTCGGTCATCCCTGCCAGGATCAGGCCATTTGCGGCCCTTTCCCACCCAGGAAGCTTGCGAGCAACCTTGATCGCGACGAACGGGGCCATCAGTCCTACGGCAATATCGCCGATTCCTGCGGGGGCGGCGAACGCCGCCGGCAGCAGTCCATAACCCCAGTAGAAGACAAAGGCGGCACCGACTACGCGCCAACCCTGCAACGCAATGATCAGGGGGAGATCAAAGCCAAGAACCCAATCGCGAACCCGTTTCGAGAAGCGAAACGCGGCATAGAAGGTCGCCGGCGGCAGTACTGCCGCAAGGAGAATGTTGACCGGCGGCAGGGAGCCTTGCGCCTGAAAACCTCCACGCTGCGCAAGAACCGCAATCAAACAGCCCCAAACCGCAACCACGACGATGGTCGGCAGGGTGACAATTCGTGAATGACTCATGCTCGCACCTTCCTTGATCAACCTTCGAAGCATAACTCCAATTATTGTATGGTGTATATACACACATAAATGTTGTCAAGGCACCCCTCATCCTAGTGCGGCCAGCCGGATCGACCGGATGGAGACCGGAGGCAGGTCTCGCTTTTCGACAGCCGCGCCTCGCCCCCCGAGAACTGACCCCCACAGGCCTCATTGCAGTTGACAGGGTTG from Erythrobacter mangrovi encodes:
- a CDS encoding MarR family winged helix-turn-helix transcriptional regulator, yielding MTRPLNAKARFVSDNCFAASLIEAARQVTAIYDTALRPAGINVTQFNMLAAITLLQPETISALAAAIGMERSTASRNLAVLKRNGWIERREANGGPRSGAISLSPGGRAVFELAFPLWSEAQEHLAQQLGTDQTAAYRDVLKQVRATLGDDAD
- a CDS encoding carbon-nitrogen hydrolase family protein → MARLAALQIGSRPEGPSATLETILRHEAELADERVDLLVLPEAVFGGYPKGAGFGTQLGFRTAAGREEFAAYYDHAIDLDGPEITELAAMSVRLDCSIVAGVIERDGSTLYCTAVYLEPGKGLVAKHRKLMPTGTERLIWGQGDGSTLPVIDSRAGKLAAAICWENYMPMLRMAYYAKGVEIWCAPTVDARPEWQATMRHVALEGRCFVVSACQYQQPPARSGAKVANWPDDADLISGGSVIFGPLGEELAAPLRGSEGLMVADYDRSAIARARYDFDVAGHYARPDIFQLSVDTTRRASVSFCEKDVEGT
- a CDS encoding LysR family transcriptional regulator; translation: MTDQLDLNLLRVFEALLEEESVTRTAHRLNLSQAAVSAALGRLRKSYGDILFFRAGHGMAPTVRALELAPDIRRAMDAIRATLGGSISERRHVILGMSDDIEMAFGSRLIASFSNDLPMVVPVFRQSHSEIAAELLRERTIDFALGSGGLMARGLHRILLGTSVYLSIARKDGEHGVIDLDQFCDRPHLLISAGGMSGIVDTALAALGRSRSVVASSTHFSAVPFLLEGDMIATIPAHAARAIARVADLHVFEPPVELGSYPLELSARSTDLRDPLKAQSMDVIRRAFTPAE
- a CDS encoding cupin — protein: MPKVVTEIAQYRADRAWGAMDLIDIEGASVRVHWTDQPYKWHKNDGAEVFVVLNGEVDMHYRLDDIEHCARLTASDIFVAEVGDEHVAHPVGEARILVIEKRGSV
- a CDS encoding cyclase family protein — its product is METEKEWRLVDLSHEIEEGMETYIGLPGPHICDFYSRETSAANFDDGSSFLIGRIDMVSNTGTYVDAPFHRFVDGKDLAGLPLESLADLEAIVVRRPFEHGLATEAEHLDGLDVQGKAVLIATGWDRHWRNTTYFTDHPYLTESAARFLAERGASFVGIDSHNIDDTRVRARPVHTTLLGADIPIGEHLTNLDDLPDAGFRFHAVPPKIVGFGTFPVRAYAKVGSGQ